In a genomic window of Dermochelys coriacea isolate rDerCor1 chromosome 11, rDerCor1.pri.v4, whole genome shotgun sequence:
- the LOC119863748 gene encoding UDP-glucuronosyltransferase 1A1-like isoform X3: protein MSGKQGTAGLALFLSLWSFAKGGKLLVVPQDGSHWLSMRVAVEMLGKRGHDVVVVIPEATLLMGTSDYCTIKTHPVPYTQESLDEFYHSIGQDIFADLPFPEKFTSIFKNISVFTTVFSSACRNFLYNKELIKHLEDSKFDAVLMDPVLPCGPIIAEYLSVPSVYFMRGLPCGLDFKATQCPNPISYVPRIFTSSSDHMTFTQRVKNLLVNAAENLLCYLLYSQYESLASEFLQREVTILELFSKAFIWLLRYEFVFEYPRPVMPNMVFIGGTNSEQKKPLSKEFESIVNASGEYGFVVFSLGSMVSEIPMKKAKQIAEAFGTIPQTVLWRYTGEVPPNLANNTKLIKWLPQNDLLAHPKARAFITHGGSHGIYEGICNGVPMVLMPLFGDQMDNAKRIESRGAGVTLNVLEMTSKDLSDALNAVINDKSYKENIMHLSALHLDRPVHPLDLAVYWVEFVMRHKGAQHLRPAAHDLNWIQYHSLDVIAFLLAVVLVTMFISLRCCLFCCRKCFGKKARVSKSRKSKAE, encoded by the exons ATGTCAGGAAAGCAGGGAACTGCTGGGCTggctctttttctctctttgtggAGTTTTGCCAAAGGTGGGAAACTGCTGGTTGTGCCTCAGGATGGGAGTCACTGGCTCAGCATGCGAGTGGCAGTGGAAATGCTTGGGAAAAGAGGGCATGATGTTGTTGTTGTAATCCCAGAAGCCACCTTGCTCATGGGAACATCAGACTATTGCACAATAAAAACACATCCAGTGCCTTACACACAGGAATCATTGGATGAATTTTACCATTCAATAGGACAGGACATTTTTGCCGACCTGCCATTTCCAGAGAAATTTACCAGCATCTTTAAAAACATATCAGTATTTACAACCGTGTTCTCATCTGCCTGCAGGAATTTCTTATATAACAAAGAGTTGATCAAACACCTTGAGGACAGCAAGTTTGATGCTGTCCTTATGGATCCTGTGTTACCATGTGGACCAATAATTGCTGAATATCTCTCAGTTCCCTCCGTGTACTTCATGCGTGGACTTCCATGTGGCTTGGACTTCAAAGCCACTCAGTGTCCCAATCCTATTTCTTACGTCCCAAGGATTTTCACATCCAGTTCCGACCACATGACATTTACCCAGCGTGTGAAGAACCTATTAGTCAATGCTGCAGAGAATTTACTTTGTTACCTGTTATATTCACAATATGAGAGCCTGGCTTCTGAGTTTCTTCAGAGAGAGGTAACAatactggaactgttcagcaaagcattcaTTTGGCTGCTGAGATACGAGTTTGTGTTTGAGTATCCCAGGCCAGTGATGCCCAACATGGTCTTCATAGGAGGCACCAACAGTGAACAGAAGAAACCATTATCCAAG GAATTTGAAAGCATTGTGAATGCCTCTGGGGAATACGGCTTTGTGGTCTTCTCCTTGGGCTCAATGGTCTCTGAGATTCCCATGAAGAAAGCCAAGCAGATTGCTGAAGCCTTTGGAACAATACCCCAGACA GTTCTTTGGAGGTACACTGGAGAAGTACCCCCCAACCTTGCAAACAACACAAAGCTAATCAAATGGCTGCCACAGAATGATCTACTTG CTCATCCCAAAGCCCGTGCCTTTATCACCCATGGAGGCTCACATGGAATCTATGAGGGGATATGCAATGGAGTGCCAATGGTTCTGATGCCATTATTTGGAGATCAGATGGACAATGCTAAGCGGATAGAGTCTCGGGGTGCGGGAGTGACGCTGAATGTACTTGAAATGACTTCTAAGGACctatcggatgcattgaatgcaGTGATTAATGATAAAAG CTATAAAGAAAATATCATGCATCTCTCAGCCCTTCACCTCGACAGACCTGTCCATCCCCTTGATCTTGCGGTGTATTGGGTTGAGTTTGTGATGAGACACAAGGGGGCCCAGCATTTGCGGCCTGCGGCCCATGATCTCAACTGGATCCAGTACCACTCTCTGGATGTCATTGCTTTTCTCCTGGCTGTCGTGCTCGTCACCATGTTCATCTCTCTGAGGTGCTGCCTGTTCTGCTGCCGAAAGTGTTTCGGTAAAAAAGCAAGAGTGAGCAAATCGAGGAAATCAAAGGCAGAGTAA
- the LOC119863748 gene encoding UDP-glucuronosyltransferase 1A3-like isoform X2, with the protein MAPGFHSSPQISEVLLVFLALLSFAGGGRLLVVPMDGSHWLSMRAVLDELRHKGHEIIIVAPEINLYIKTSENYIMKKYPVPFTKAELEGHFLAFTQEVFEERPFLETFIRQHERLRNFSSLLLSTCTHLLYNQELIQYLEGSKFDAVFTDPLMPCGQIIAEYLSIPSVFFLRGIPCGLDYKASQCPNPPSYVPRLLTTNTDHMTFPQRVKNLLFTLLEILLCDFIYVPYAKLASEFLQREITVTELLSHGSVWLMRFDFVVDYPRPLMPNIVIIGGINCAGKELSQEFESIVNASGEYGFVVFSLGSMVSEIPMKKAKQIAEAFGTIPQTVLWRYTGEVPPNLANNTKLIKWLPQNDLLAHPKARAFITHGGSHGIYEGICNGVPMVLMPLFGDQMDNAKRIESRGAGVTLNVLEMTSKDLSDALNAVINDKSYKENIMHLSALHLDRPVHPLDLAVYWVEFVMRHKGAQHLRPAAHDLNWIQYHSLDVIAFLLAVVLVTMFISLRCCLFCCRKCFGKKARVSKSRKSKAE; encoded by the exons ATGGCTCCTGGGTTTCACTCTAGCCCCCAGATCAGTGAAGTGCTGCTTGTTTTCCTGGCCTTGTTGAGCTTTGCTGGTGGCGGGAGGCTGCTTGTGGTGCCGATGGATGGAAGTCACTGGCTCAGCATGCGTGCCGTTCTGGATGAGCTGAGGCACAAAGGGCATGAGATAATCATTGTTGCCCCTGAAATAAACCTATACATAAAAACATCTGAGAATTATATCATGAAAAAGTATCCGGTACCTTTCACAAAggcagagctggagggacatTTTCTGGCTTTTACTCAAGAGGTTTTTGAGGAACGACCTTTTCTGGAAACATTTATTCGACAACATGAAAGGCTGAGGAACTTCTCCAGTCTGCTTTTATCCACTTGTACACACTTACTGTACAACCAAGAGTTGATCCAATATCTAGAAGGGAGCAAATTTGACGCTGTCTTTACAGATCCCTTGATGCCCTGTGGACAGATCATAGCTGAGTATCTTTCTATCCCCTCTGTTTTCTTCTTGCGTGGAATTCCATGTGGTTTAGACTATAAGGCTAGTCAGTGTCCAAACCCACCTTCTTATGTCCCAAGACTATTGACAACCAATACAGACCACATGACATTTCCACAGCGTGTGAAGAATCTGCTATTCACCTTATTGGAGATTCTCCTTTGTGATTTTATTTATGTGCCATATGCAAAACTGGCCTCTGAATTTCTTCAGAGAGAGATAACAGTGACTGAGCTTTTAAGTCATGGATCTGTTTGGCTGATGAGATTTGACTTTGTAGTGGACTATCCCAGACCACTAATGCCTAACATTGTTATAATCGGAGGCATCAACTGTGCTGGAAAGGAATTATCTCAG GAATTTGAAAGCATTGTGAATGCCTCTGGGGAATACGGCTTTGTGGTCTTCTCCTTGGGCTCAATGGTCTCTGAGATTCCCATGAAGAAAGCCAAGCAGATTGCTGAAGCCTTTGGAACAATACCCCAGACA GTTCTTTGGAGGTACACTGGAGAAGTACCCCCCAACCTTGCAAACAACACAAAGCTAATCAAATGGCTGCCACAGAATGATCTACTTG CTCATCCCAAAGCCCGTGCCTTTATCACCCATGGAGGCTCACATGGAATCTATGAGGGGATATGCAATGGAGTGCCAATGGTTCTGATGCCATTATTTGGAGATCAGATGGACAATGCTAAGCGGATAGAGTCTCGGGGTGCGGGAGTGACGCTGAATGTACTTGAAATGACTTCTAAGGACctatcggatgcattgaatgcaGTGATTAATGATAAAAG CTATAAAGAAAATATCATGCATCTCTCAGCCCTTCACCTCGACAGACCTGTCCATCCCCTTGATCTTGCGGTGTATTGGGTTGAGTTTGTGATGAGACACAAGGGGGCCCAGCATTTGCGGCCTGCGGCCCATGATCTCAACTGGATCCAGTACCACTCTCTGGATGTCATTGCTTTTCTCCTGGCTGTCGTGCTCGTCACCATGTTCATCTCTCTGAGGTGCTGCCTGTTCTGCTGCCGAAAGTGTTTCGGTAAAAAAGCAAGAGTGAGCAAATCGAGGAAATCAAAGGCAGAGTAA
- the LOC119863748 gene encoding UDP-glucuronosyltransferase 1A1-like isoform X1: MASLLQGVCHLPAWLLLFLPIWSLSEGEKLLMIPLDGSHWFSMHSVVQQLWQRGHEIVAVVPEVSVQIQPSEHYTVKTYSVPYTKEYLEAEFKRLGHQIFSPQPFLEKITKTFARIRNITAHLFSSCKQLLSNKELITYLKDSAFDAVLMDPMFLCGQIVAQYLSLPSVYFSRGIPCGLEFQATQCPNPASYVPKFFTSYTDHMAFPQRVWNVLVSSAEFLSCSLLYSSHEDLIREFLQQDVTVPELLSHASIWLLRYDFVFEYPRPVMPNMVLIGGINCGQEKPLSQEFESIVNASGEYGFVVFSLGSMVSEIPMKKAKQIAEAFGTIPQTVLWRYTGEVPPNLANNTKLIKWLPQNDLLAHPKARAFITHGGSHGIYEGICNGVPMVLMPLFGDQMDNAKRIESRGAGVTLNVLEMTSKDLSDALNAVINDKSYKENIMHLSALHLDRPVHPLDLAVYWVEFVMRHKGAQHLRPAAHDLNWIQYHSLDVIAFLLAVVLVTMFISLRCCLFCCRKCFGKKARVSKSRKSKAE; encoded by the exons ATGGCTTCTCTGCTTCAAGGGGTTTGTCACCTACCTGCCTGGCTTCTACTATTTCTGCCCATCTGGAGCCTTTCTGAAGGGGAAAAGCTATTGATGATTCCCCTAGATGGCAGTCACTGGTTCAGCATGCATTCAGTAGTACAGCAGCTTTGGCAGAGAGGACATGAAATAGTAGCAGTTGTGCCAGAAGTAAGTGTTCAGATACAGCCATCGGAGCATTATACAGTGAAAACATACTCTGTGCCATACACCAAGGAATACTTGGAAGCAGAATTTAAAAGACTGGGTCATCAAATATTTTCACCTCAACCTTTCCTGGAAAAGATCACGAAAACATTCGCAAGAATAAGGAATATTACGGCACACTTATTCAGTTCCTGCAAACAGCTTCTGTCCAACAAAGAGCTGATCACCTACCTCAAAGACAGTGCATTTGATGCTGTCTTGATGGATCCTATGTTTCTATGTGGACAAATAGTAGCCCAATATTTGTCCCTACCTTCTGTTTACTTCTCACGGGGAATTCCGTGTGGGTTAGAATTTCAGGCCACCCAGTGTCCAAACCCTGCTTCTTATGTCCCCAAATTCTTCACCAGCTATACAGACCACATGGCATTTCCCCAGCGTGTGTGGAATGTCTTAGTCAGTTCAGCAGAGTTCTTGAGCTGTTCCCTTCTTTATTCATCCCATGAAGATCTGATCAGGGAGTTCCTTCAACAAGATGTGACAGTGCCAGAGCTTTTAAGTCATGCATCTATTTGGCTGTTGAGATACGACTTTGTGTTTGAGTATCCAAGGCCTGTGATGCCCAACATGGTTTTAATTGGAGGCATAAACTGTGGCCAGGAGAAACCATTATCTCAG GAATTTGAAAGCATTGTGAATGCCTCTGGGGAATACGGCTTTGTGGTCTTCTCCTTGGGCTCAATGGTCTCTGAGATTCCCATGAAGAAAGCCAAGCAGATTGCTGAAGCCTTTGGAACAATACCCCAGACA GTTCTTTGGAGGTACACTGGAGAAGTACCCCCCAACCTTGCAAACAACACAAAGCTAATCAAATGGCTGCCACAGAATGATCTACTTG CTCATCCCAAAGCCCGTGCCTTTATCACCCATGGAGGCTCACATGGAATCTATGAGGGGATATGCAATGGAGTGCCAATGGTTCTGATGCCATTATTTGGAGATCAGATGGACAATGCTAAGCGGATAGAGTCTCGGGGTGCGGGAGTGACGCTGAATGTACTTGAAATGACTTCTAAGGACctatcggatgcattgaatgcaGTGATTAATGATAAAAG CTATAAAGAAAATATCATGCATCTCTCAGCCCTTCACCTCGACAGACCTGTCCATCCCCTTGATCTTGCGGTGTATTGGGTTGAGTTTGTGATGAGACACAAGGGGGCCCAGCATTTGCGGCCTGCGGCCCATGATCTCAACTGGATCCAGTACCACTCTCTGGATGTCATTGCTTTTCTCCTGGCTGTCGTGCTCGTCACCATGTTCATCTCTCTGAGGTGCTGCCTGTTCTGCTGCCGAAAGTGTTTCGGTAAAAAAGCAAGAGTGAGCAAATCGAGGAAATCAAAGGCAGAGTAA